From a single Methanofastidiosum sp. genomic region:
- a CDS encoding molybdopterin molybdotransferase MoeA yields MKFLKLDTYEETMKKIEDSMSFESKSEDTPIASSLNRILSEDLISPINVPHYPKSQMDGYAVRSEDTFEASETSQVKLKLIETINAGSAPRYPIKKNTCSYVATGAPVPEGADSVVMIENTQLQGGSIMLSRGVTPGENIMKVGYDIKKGNRILPKNTLITPKVVGLLSGLGLKKIKVYKKLKVGIFSTGNEIITPWENLDYGKTYDVNSFYISSKLEKLGCDTYNLGIAKDSKEEIVSKLNEAKKCDIIILSAGASKGERDFVEEAINSFGNLIIHGISIKPGKPTLVGRKDNKLIFGLPGHPTSSFVLFNVLVMPFVYKMAGLEKKLEVKKFISSERIYSTRGRKDFLPVMIKGEEVLSVFRGSGAISSFLKAEGIAIIEENTEFVDKGEELEVILLED; encoded by the coding sequence TTGAAGTTCTTAAAACTTGATACTTATGAAGAAACGATGAAAAAAATTGAGGATAGCATGTCCTTTGAATCAAAATCGGAAGATACACCTATCGCATCTTCTTTGAATAGGATTTTATCAGAAGATTTAATTTCGCCTATTAATGTTCCCCATTATCCGAAGTCCCAAATGGATGGATATGCAGTAAGATCAGAAGACACATTTGAAGCTAGTGAAACTTCTCAGGTAAAACTAAAGTTAATTGAAACTATAAACGCAGGTAGCGCCCCAAGATATCCTATAAAAAAGAATACCTGTTCATACGTAGCTACAGGAGCGCCTGTTCCAGAGGGTGCAGATTCTGTTGTTATGATAGAAAATACTCAACTTCAAGGGGGGTCTATCATGCTTTCTAGAGGAGTAACTCCTGGAGAAAATATAATGAAGGTAGGGTATGATATAAAAAAGGGAAATCGTATCTTGCCTAAAAATACCCTTATTACACCTAAAGTAGTTGGATTACTTTCAGGTCTAGGCCTTAAGAAAATCAAAGTATATAAAAAATTAAAAGTCGGAATTTTTTCAACAGGAAATGAGATTATAACGCCTTGGGAGAATCTTGACTATGGTAAGACCTATGATGTTAATTCTTTTTATATCTCTTCAAAATTAGAAAAGTTAGGTTGTGATACCTATAATCTTGGTATTGCGAAAGATAGCAAAGAAGAGATAGTTTCCAAGTTAAATGAAGCAAAAAAATGCGATATAATTATCCTTTCTGCCGGAGCGTCAAAAGGAGAACGGGATTTTGTCGAGGAAGCAATCAATAGTTTTGGTAACTTAATAATTCACGGCATTAGTATCAAACCAGGAAAACCGACATTAGTTGGCCGAAAAGACAACAAACTGATTTTTGGACTGCCTGGACACCCGACATCTTCATTTGTGCTATTCAATGTTTTAGTAATGCCTTTTGTCTATAAAATGGCTGGCTTAGAAAAAAAATTAGAAGTTAAGAAATTTATTTCTAGCGAAAGGATTTATTCAACTAGAGGGAGAAAAGATTTCTTACCCGTTATGATCAAAGGAGAAGAAGTTTTATCCGTATTCCGCGGCAGTGGTGCAATATCAAGTTTTTTAAAAGCAGAGGGTATCGCAATAATTGAGGAGAACACTGAATTTGTAGATAAAGGAGAAGAATTAGAAGTAATATTGTTGGAAGATTAA
- a CDS encoding TOBE domain-containing protein, which translates to MVISARNSMEGVIKEIKKGEVAATVKVDVTKPSIITSMITRDAVESLGLKEGQKVKVVIKSTEVMISVD; encoded by the coding sequence ATGGTTATTAGTGCAAGGAATAGTATGGAAGGAGTCATTAAAGAAATAAAAAAGGGAGAAGTTGCAGCTACCGTTAAAGTAGACGTTACAAAACCATCAATAATTACTTCAATGATCACAAGAGACGCAGTAGAATCTTTGGGATTAAAAGAAGGGCAAAAGGTTAAAGTTGTTATAAAATCAACGGAAGTAATGATTTCAGTCGATTAA
- a CDS encoding ABC transporter ATP-binding protein, protein MIHIESLSNNWGDFTLKNISLDIRESEYFVILGPTGAGKTLLLEIIAGLYFPKEGRVMINGNDVTFTSPENRGLGFVYQDYALFPHLNVKKNIEYGLKLRKVPEEEREKKISELVKMLKINHLLHRNTETLSGGEKQKVALARALAINPKIILMDEPFSALDENTKSRLISDMKELHRSEGITFVHVTHSQEEAILLADRIGIMMKGTIVQVGNPDEIFYKPVTKEIAQFVKIENIWEGKITDKKEEEVVVEVNGNEIVALSDHFKVGQEVRLIIRPEDIILGKGNTSARNNFKGKVTSVIKHGFYYIIRIDCGFQVEAAVTKQSIENLNIKEGKDINIFFKATALQLIKR, encoded by the coding sequence ATGATACATATAGAAAGTCTAAGTAACAATTGGGGAGATTTCACATTAAAAAACATATCACTTGATATCAGAGAAAGTGAATACTTTGTTATCTTGGGGCCAACTGGAGCAGGAAAGACTTTATTACTAGAAATAATTGCAGGTTTGTATTTCCCCAAAGAGGGAAGAGTAATGATAAATGGTAACGATGTCACTTTTACCTCTCCAGAAAATCGAGGATTGGGATTTGTTTATCAAGACTACGCCCTTTTCCCCCACCTAAACGTTAAGAAAAATATCGAATACGGATTAAAGTTGAGGAAAGTTCCTGAAGAGGAGAGGGAGAAGAAAATTTCAGAGCTTGTAAAAATGCTTAAAATCAACCACCTTTTGCATAGAAATACTGAAACATTGAGTGGTGGAGAAAAGCAAAAAGTTGCATTGGCAAGAGCTTTGGCCATAAATCCCAAAATTATTCTTATGGACGAACCTTTTTCAGCCCTTGATGAAAACACAAAATCAAGACTTATTTCAGATATGAAAGAACTTCATAGATCAGAAGGGATAACTTTTGTCCACGTTACCCACAGCCAAGAAGAAGCTATACTGCTTGCAGACAGAATAGGAATTATGATGAAGGGGACAATTGTCCAAGTAGGAAATCCTGACGAAATATTTTACAAACCAGTAACAAAAGAAATTGCTCAATTTGTTAAAATTGAAAATATTTGGGAAGGAAAGATTACTGATAAAAAAGAAGAGGAAGTGGTAGTTGAAGTTAATGGAAACGAAATAGTAGCTTTATCTGACCACTTCAAAGTTGGACAAGAAGTGAGGCTGATAATAAGGCCAGAGGACATAATCTTAGGCAAGGGAAACACAAGCGCTAGAAATAATTTCAAAGGAAAAGTAACTTCTGTAATAAAACATGGTTTTTATTATATTATACGAATTGATTGTGGATTCCAAGTTGAAGCTGCTGTTACAAAGCAATCTATAGAAAATCTAAATATCAAAGAGGGAAAAGACATCAATATATTTTTTAAAGCCACTGCGCTTCAGCTAATTAAGAGATAG
- the wtpA gene encoding tungstate ABC transporter substrate-binding protein WtpA, producing MVALTLGCTTSEPKTISVFHAGSLAQPFQAVEKNFETANKNVDVQLEAAGSVDTIRKVTELGKQADVIGSADYRLIPQMMYPDYADWYIVFATNEIVLCYTDKSKYADEINADNWYEILQKPDVLWAFGSPNIDPCGYRTVMTIKLADLAYNKPVFDNLLAAHTAITIKEENGVYMITTPEALNPDTKYVTIRDKSEDLVSMTIAGGIDYAFEYRSVAEQNKLKYVELPPSINLKDVRYESTYAKVKVIISNGTTQTAAPIAYGITVPKNAQNKDLGIKYVEQVINENGQKIFRDMGQPPTVPALGSGNIPEQLKKYVEMID from the coding sequence ATGGTGGCTTTAACCTTAGGTTGTACAACATCTGAGCCTAAGACAATAAGCGTATTCCACGCCGGAAGTTTGGCTCAGCCATTCCAAGCTGTTGAAAAAAATTTTGAAACGGCAAATAAAAATGTAGATGTTCAATTGGAAGCAGCAGGTAGTGTAGACACAATCAGAAAGGTAACTGAATTGGGAAAACAAGCAGACGTCATTGGTTCAGCAGATTATAGATTGATACCTCAAATGATGTACCCAGATTATGCTGACTGGTATATTGTTTTTGCTACAAACGAGATAGTTCTCTGTTACACTGATAAGAGTAAATATGCTGATGAAATTAATGCTGACAACTGGTATGAGATATTACAGAAACCTGATGTTCTTTGGGCATTTGGAAGTCCAAATATAGACCCCTGTGGTTACAGAACAGTAATGACAATAAAACTTGCTGACCTTGCTTACAATAAACCAGTATTCGATAATTTACTTGCAGCCCACACTGCCATTACAATCAAAGAGGAAAATGGAGTATATATGATAACAACTCCTGAGGCATTAAACCCAGATACAAAATACGTTACAATTAGAGACAAGTCTGAAGATCTAGTTTCTATGACAATTGCAGGTGGAATTGACTATGCATTTGAATATAGGTCTGTTGCAGAACAGAATAAATTAAAATACGTTGAATTACCCCCTTCAATAAATCTAAAAGATGTAAGATACGAATCAACTTACGCTAAAGTTAAGGTAATAATATCAAACGGAACCACTCAAACAGCCGCACCTATAGCTTATGGAATTACAGTTCCAAAAAATGCACAAAATAAAGATTTGGGAATCAAATACGTCGAACAAGTTATAAATGAAAATGGACAGAAGATTTTCAGAGACATGGGACAGCCACCCACAGTTCCTGCATTAGGATCAGGAAATATCCCAGAGCAATTAAAGAAATATGTAGAAATGATAGATTAA
- a CDS encoding ABC transporter permease translates to MFSEIRRNPLLILFFIFGMLIVVYIIAALSNMLYSQLVLHPGDFIAIIKDPDVLKSIWLTLYTSFLGTLIGVILGIPLAYILARYEFHGKDIIEAIVDIPIIIPHTVAGIALFSLLMKRGVVGMAFSKIGIVFQDNMWGIVMAMFFVSCPFFVGTVREGFKSVNPNLESVARTLGASQWKSFYQIALPLTSRHIFSGAIMSWARGISEFGAIIIIAYYPMIASTLILARFNTNGLLGSQPIAVLLIIICFITFVALRLVSKRGRRV, encoded by the coding sequence ATGTTTTCGGAAATTAGAAGAAATCCTCTTCTAATTCTTTTTTTTATTTTCGGAATGTTGATAGTAGTTTATATAATAGCTGCATTATCAAATATGTTGTATAGCCAGTTAGTTCTCCATCCAGGAGACTTTATCGCAATTATAAAAGATCCAGATGTACTAAAATCTATCTGGTTAACTTTGTATACTTCATTCCTTGGAACACTTATAGGAGTTATACTAGGTATTCCTCTTGCTTATATTCTTGCAAGATATGAATTTCATGGAAAAGATATCATAGAGGCAATAGTAGACATACCCATTATTATCCCACATACTGTAGCAGGGATAGCTCTTTTTTCTTTGCTTATGAAAAGGGGCGTAGTCGGGATGGCATTTTCTAAAATAGGCATAGTTTTCCAAGACAACATGTGGGGAATTGTTATGGCAATGTTTTTTGTAAGTTGTCCCTTTTTTGTAGGCACTGTTAGGGAGGGATTTAAGAGTGTCAATCCAAATCTAGAAAGTGTTGCAAGAACTCTTGGAGCTTCCCAATGGAAATCATTCTATCAAATAGCCCTACCATTGACTTCACGCCATATATTTTCTGGAGCAATTATGTCATGGGCCAGGGGAATAAGCGAATTTGGTGCAATTATAATAATAGCATATTACCCAATGATAGCTTCAACTTTGATTTTGGCAAGATTTAATACTAACGGGCTGTTAGGTTCACAGCCAATTGCAGTCCTATTGATTATAATTTGCTTCATTACGTTTGTTGCTTTGAGGTTAGTTTCAAAGAGAGGGAGAAGAGTATGA
- a CDS encoding tetratricopeptide repeat protein, with protein MPNVIKYRVRDSELMDIEGGSFTLWEEFYNASIRLLKMEKYSEAKRLAKKSLNEAIDVYGPYHSTSGMSLFLLGLISQFQADFPQAESFYEKALSIFEKVFSGKDTVVLNVLQNLAFVYQSQGKYPEAEQLYKRVLRIKEEDYGKENCQIISILCSLANLLKEMKKFDESEELYTRALQILIHEYGPDHPQIGDIYINLHNIYSILNKREEDKQLYNFLKKHSDYF; from the coding sequence ATGCCTAATGTAATCAAATATAGAGTTAGGGATAGTGAACTGATGGACATTGAAGGCGGAAGTTTCACACTGTGGGAAGAGTTCTATAATGCTTCTATTAGATTATTAAAGATGGAAAAATATTCAGAAGCAAAAAGACTTGCAAAAAAATCATTAAACGAAGCTATTGACGTATACGGACCATATCACTCAACTTCAGGCATGAGTTTATTTTTACTTGGCCTCATTTCACAGTTCCAGGCAGACTTTCCCCAAGCAGAATCATTTTATGAGAAAGCTCTTTCTATATTTGAGAAAGTATTCTCTGGAAAGGACACAGTTGTTTTGAATGTTTTGCAGAATCTTGCTTTTGTTTACCAGTCTCAGGGTAAATATCCAGAAGCAGAACAACTATACAAAAGAGTATTAAGGATTAAAGAGGAAGATTATGGAAAAGAAAATTGTCAGATAATATCGATACTATGCTCTCTTGCCAACCTCTTAAAAGAAATGAAAAAATTCGATGAATCTGAAGAACTCTACACAAGAGCGCTTCAAATCCTAATACATGAGTATGGGCCAGATCATCCTCAAATTGGAGATATTTACATTAATCTTCACAACATATATTCTATCCTTAATAAAAGAGAAGAAGACAAGCAACTTTACAATTTCTTAAAAAAGCATTCTGACTATTTCTAA
- the tsaA gene encoding tRNA (N6-threonylcarbamoyladenosine(37)-N6)-methyltransferase TrmO codes for MEKVCYSPIGIVHSEFKEGINVPIQSVFSNNKGVIEIFPEFSDGLKDLDGFSHIFLIYHFHLSKGFSLKIKPFLDDVERGIFSTRAPKRPNSIGLSLLAVEKIEGNMIYVSGIDIIDKTPVLDIKPYVSHFDQRPDVKDGWFPNKIDKDECISDNRFSF; via the coding sequence ATGGAAAAAGTATGTTATTCTCCAATTGGAATTGTCCACTCAGAATTTAAAGAGGGGATTAACGTTCCAATACAATCCGTGTTTTCTAATAACAAAGGTGTAATAGAAATATTTCCTGAATTTTCTGATGGCTTAAAAGACCTAGATGGATTCTCACATATTTTCTTGATTTATCATTTTCATCTTTCTAAAGGATTTTCACTAAAAATAAAGCCCTTTCTCGATGACGTTGAAAGAGGAATCTTTTCAACTAGAGCACCTAAAAGGCCAAATAGCATTGGATTATCTCTCCTTGCCGTTGAGAAAATAGAGGGCAATATGATATATGTTTCAGGAATCGATATTATTGATAAAACGCCAGTATTAGATATTAAACCATATGTATCACATTTCGATCAAAGGCCAGATGTAAAAGATGGTTGGTTTCCCAATAAAATTGACAAAGACGAATGCATTTCTGATAATAGATTCTCTTTTTAG